The following coding sequences lie in one Cannabis sativa cultivar Pink pepper isolate KNU-18-1 chromosome 5, ASM2916894v1, whole genome shotgun sequence genomic window:
- the LOC115717256 gene encoding NAC domain-containing protein 12 encodes MHIYLFIIFSFFILSLSLSLLDYYVHFLYRKLTLIFTIGGGDHHHHHQSILILISFMSEDMNLSINGQSQVPPGFRFHPTEEELLHYYLRKKVAFEKIDLDVIREVDLNKLEPWDIQEKCKIGSTPQNDWYFFSHKDKKYPTGTRTNRATAAGFWKATGRDKIIYSGFKRIGLRKTLVFYKGRAPHGQKSDWIMHEYRLDESSTTTHDSTVISNSQLAGDSVSEDGWVVCRVFKKKNYQKSLDSPKGTTSSSMSGDSNIIMNNNNNNNNNIHHSIHQQHQHHHHHQMSYPKNDGVLDQILHYMGRTCKLENDSLTNNISTTERYHHMSKNTAMGGGGGEAVFGHHHQNFMHLPRLQEIITPTNNNNNNTTNTTTLPSMPLLNDNVSPYKAYNNNNNNSTTTTTTNYDDESYDMLMETEPASTSNHPKPGSNNRVNDWIALDRLVASQLNGHHHNREEETTTASKAQLSNCFGDIQNVMSFCTEQDENDVVQLSSYPYLRSRTTSSSNIIVNNNNNQNYNENDLIWSSFGRSSSSPSSSSDPLCHLSV; translated from the exons ATGCACAtctatctttttattattttctccttcttcattctctctctctctctctctctacttgATTATTATGTTCATTTCTTATATAGAAAACTAACTTTAATATTCACAATTGGTGGTggtgatcatcatcatcatcatcaaagtatattaattctaatttcttTTATGTCTGAAGATATGAATCTATCTATTAATGGCCAGTCTCAAGTGCCTCCTGGCTTCAGATTTCATCCCACTGAGGAAGAGCTTCTTCACTATTATTTGAGAAAAAAAGTTGCTTTTGAAAAAATTGATCTTGATGTAATTCGCGAAGTTGATCTCAACAAACTCGAACCCTGGGATATCCAAG AGAAGTGTAAGATTGGATCTACACCACAAAATGATTGGTATTTCTTTAGTCATAAAGACAAGAAATACCCAACTGGAACCCGAACCAACCGAGCAACTGCGGCCGGGTTCTGGAAGGCCACGGGCCGGGATAAGATCATTTATAGTGGTTTTAAGAGAATTGGACTGAGGAAAACACTTGTGTTCTACAAAGGAAGAGCTCCACATGGTCAAAAATCAGATTGGATCATGCATGAATATAGATTAGATGAGAGTAGTACTACTACTCATGACTCAACTGTT ATTTCAAACAGTCAGTTAGCTGGTGATTCTGTTTCAGAGGATGGTTGGGTGGTATGCAGAgtattcaagaaaaaaaattaccaaaaatcaCTAGACAGTCCAAAAGGCACTACATCATCATCCATGTCAGGTGATTCGAATattattatgaataataataataataataataataacattcaTCACTCGATACATCAGCAACACcagcaccaccaccaccaccagatGTCATACCCTAAAAACGACGGCGTTTTGGATCAAATACTTCATTACATGGGAAGAACATGTAAGCTAGAAAATGATTCCTTAACCAACAACATCTCCACCACCGAGCGGTATCATCACATGAGCAAAAACACCGCCATGGGAGGTGGCGGCGGTGAAGCAGTTTTCGGCCACCATCATCAAAACTTCATGCATCTCCCAAGGCTTCAAGAGATAATAACACCaaccaataataataacaacaatactACTAATACTACTACTCTTCCTTCAATGCCTTTATTAAACGACAACGTTTCACCATACAAAGCTtacaataataacaacaacaatagtactactactactactactaactATGATGATGAGTCATACGACATGCTTATGGAAACCGAACCCGCCTCCACTTCAAACCACCCGAAACCCGGATCCAACAACAGAGTAAATGACTGGATTGCCCTTGACAGGCTTGTGGCATCTCAGCTAAATGGTCATCATCATAATCGTGAAGAAGAGACAACAACAGCTTCAAAGGCGCAATTGAGTAATTGTTTCGGTGACATTCAAAACGTCATGTCGTTTTGCACTGAACAAGATGAAAACGACGTCGTACAACTGTCTTCGTATCCGTACTTACGTTCTAGAACGACGTCGTCATCGAATATtattgttaataataataacaaccaAAACTACAATGAGAACGATCTTATTTGGAGTAGTTTCGGAAGATCATCATCttcaccttcttcttcctcagatcCATTATGCCACTTGTCGGTATAA